In Pyricularia oryzae 70-15 chromosome 2, whole genome shotgun sequence, one genomic interval encodes:
- a CDS encoding 60S ribosomal protein L35 encodes MSTSKVKAGALWGKDKDELLKQLNELKTELNQLRIQKIASSGTKLTKIHDIRKSIARVLTVINLKQRQQLRLFYKNKKYLPLDLRAKQTRAIRRRLSKEDASRVLEKTKKRQQHFSQRNYFVKAE; translated from the exons ATG TCCACCAGCAAAGTCAAGGCCGGAGCCCTCTGGGGCAAGGATAAGGATGAGCTCCTCAAGCAGCTCAACGAGCTCAAGACTGAGCTGAACCAGCTCCGCATCCAGAAGATCGCTTCGTCTGGCACCAAGCTCACCAAGAT CCACGACATCCGCAAGTCGATCGCCCGTGTCCTCACCGTCATCAACCTGAAGCAAAGGCAGCAGCTCCGTCTGTTctacaagaacaagaagtaCCTGCCCCTCGACCTGAGGGCGAAGCAGACCCGTGccatccgccgccgcctttcAAAGGAGGATGCCTCGAGGGTGCTCGAGAAGACCAAGAAGCGCCAGCAACACTTCTCCCAGAGGAACTACTTCGTGAAG GCCGAGTAA
- a CDS encoding thymidylate synthase — MADAGAKPAQNGTERHEEYQYLDLVREILDNGEHRPDRTGTGTYSIFAPRPLKFSLNKDGTPILPLLTTKRVFSRAVILELLWFVSGATSAKPLSDAGVKIWDGNGSREFLDGLGLQHREVGDLGPVYGFQWRHFGAEYTDCHADYTGQGVDQLAEVVHKLRTNPYDRRMVLSAWNPKDLKLMVLPPCHMFAQFYVSYPKAGSDSNGNGNTTEGADQTSSPSKPKGHLHCQLYQRSCDMGLGVPFNIASYALLTHMIARATGLVPGSLTHVMGDAHVYADHVDALRTQLEREPRPFPELEINRPEVPEGGDGVIDGWKLEDFVIKGYDPHKAIAMKMSV; from the exons ATGGCAGACGCAGGTGCTAAACCAGCCCAGAATGGCACAGAAAGACATGAAGAGTACCAATATCTCGATCTTGTGCGCGAGATACTCGACAATGGCGAGCACAGGCCAGACAG GACCGGCACGGGCACATACTCCATCTTCGCACCGCGCCCCCTCAAGTTCTCCCTCAACAAGGACGGCACGCCAATCCTCCCTCTGCTGACGACGAAGCGCGTCTTCTCGCGGGCCGTGATCCTCGAGCTGCTGTGGTTCGTGTCGGGCGCGACGTCGGCGAAGCCCCTGAGCGACGCCGGGGTCAAGATCTGGGACGGCAACGGCAGCCGTGAGTTCCTGGACGGGCTGGGATTGCAGCACCGCGAGGTGGGCGACCTGGGCCCCGTCTACGGCTTCCAATGGCGCCACTTTGGCGCCGAATACACCGACTGCCACGCAGACTACACGGGCCAGGGCGTCGACCAGCTCGCCGAGGTCGTGCACAAGCTCCGCACGAACCCGTACGACCGCCGCATGGTTCTTAGTGCTTGGAACCCCAAGGACCTCAAGCTTATGGTCCTGCCGCCGTGCCACATGTTTGCGCAGTTTTACGTCTCGTATCCCAAGGCCGGCAGTGACAGCAACGGCAACGGAAACACCACAGAAGGCGCGGACCAGACGTCATCGCCATCCAAGCCAAAGGGCCACCTCCACTGCCAGCTCTACCAGCGGTCCTGCGACATGGGCCTAGGCGTGCCCTTCAACATTGCCAGCTACGCACTGCTGACGCACATGATTGCGCGTGCCACGGGTCTAGTGCCCGGGTCGCTGACGCACGTCATGGGCGATGCTCACGTCTACGCCGACCACGTCGACGCACTCCGGACGCAGCTGGAGCGCGAGCCGAGGCCGTTCCCCGAGCTCGAGATCAACAGGCCCGAGGTCCCGGAGGGTGGCGACGGCGTCATTGACGGCTGGAAGCTCGAGGACTTTGTCATCAAGGGGTATGACCCGCACAAGGCTATTGCTATGAAGATGTCTGTCTGA
- a CDS encoding transporter GOS1: protein MASSGAGGWSTLRNQARTLEKDTEALFHTYSQIATSSNIPAKPTEQERETEARLREILDKRENVIAQLTRLLDSDSDLASSSTKVRNLALFRDKLAEQRRELPRLRSRIQETRNRANLLSNVRNDIDAYRASNPEQAEAEYMLDERSRIDNSHSMADDVLYQAYAINDNFNSQREMLASINRRITLAASQVPGINTLMTRISAKKRRDGIIMGSFIAICFFVFWFFL, encoded by the exons ATGGCGTCGTCAGGAGCTGGAGGCTGGTCGACATTGCGGAACCAGGCTCGGACCTTGGAAAAAGATACGGAGGCTTTGTTCCATACATATTCACAAATCGCGACATCCAGCAACATACCGGCCAAGCCGACAGAGCAGGAGAGGGAAACTGAGGCTAGACTGCGGGAGATATTAGACAAG CGAGAAAACGTCATAGCCCAGCTCACCCGGCTCCTCGACTCGGACTCGGATCTCGCGTCATCGAGCACGAAAGTGCGCAACCTCGCACTCTTCAGGGACAAGCTAGCTGAGCAGCGTCGCGAGCTACCACGGCTGCGGTCACGGATCCAGGAAACCCGCAATCGGGCAAACCTCCTGTCCAACGTCCGCAACGACATCGACGCCTACCGCGCCAGCAATCCCgagcaggccgaggccgagtacATGCTGGACGAGAGGTCGCGCATCGACAACAGCCACAGCATGGCCGACGACGTCTTGTACCAAGCGTACGCCATCAACGACAACTTCAACTCGCAGAGGGAGATGCTGGCAAGCATCAACCGGCGCATCACCCTGGCGGCGAGCCAGGTGCCGGGCATCAACACGTTGATGACCAGGATATCGGCAAAGAAGAGGAGGGATGGCATCATCATGGGGAGCTTTATTGCCATTTGCTTTTTCGTCTTTTGGTTTTTCCTATGA
- a CDS encoding mitochondrial ATPase complex subunit ATP10, translating to MITRIGARAGSRTLACSACQRRTISLSAPLLQQQKPQPQQKQPTQPPPTRPSALSGDAQQEEVLLEKPSFVRALTEDRKPPEASPFGDAPRSYGKQSDETFKPRPLARPIGMKDPPRPGDNSGLDFRTIQQRRDDFVNYEKHLIKRKQMIDQYVRPYFRDWSNMQWHKGKSFVAPPRLFKAEHALYFPNFYGKTLSKADPIPRDTTTTLAGKASVVSIFSSQWAESQANSFIGLKENPELHEVLKANPGPAQLVRINVEDQLLKQWVLSLFEGNLRRQVGEENWERYFIVKNAISMDIRESIGVLNARVGYTYLVDSSWRIRWAGSGYSEEDERKSLVKGLQRLLREMETEA from the exons ATGATCACCAGAATAGGGGCCAGGGCCGGCTCGAGAACCCTCGCCTGCTCAGCATGCCAACGGCGCACAATAAGCCTCTCGGCGCCGTTGCTCCAACAGCAAAAGCCGCAACCGCAACAAAAACAGCCCACACAACCACCACCCACAAGACCATCCGCCCTGAGCGGTGATGCGCAACAGGAAGAGGTCCTGCTCGAGAAGCCGAGCTTCGTCAGGGCGCTCACCGAAGACCGGAAGCCGCCAGAGGCCAGCCCGTTTGGAGACGCGCCCAGGTCGTACGGCAAGCAGTCCGACGAGACCTTCAAGCCGCGGCCGCTGGCTCGCCCGATCGGCATGAAGGACCCGCCCAGGCCGGGCGACAACTCCGGGCTGGACTTTCGGACCATCCAGCAGCGGAGGGACGATTTTGTCAACTACGAGAAGCACCTTATCAAGCGAAAACAGat GATCGACCAATACGTACGCCCCTACTTCCGCGACTGGAGCAACATGCAGTGGCACAAGGGCAAGTCCTTCGTGGCGCCCCCTCGGCTGTTCAAGGCCGAGCACGCGCTCTACTTTCCCAACTTTTACGGCAAGACGCTGTCCAAGGCCGACCCGATCCCGCGCGACACCACTACCACGCTGGCCGGCAAGGCGTCGGTCGTTTCCATCTTTAGCAGCCAGTGGGCCGAGAGCCAGGCCAACTCGTTCATCGGTCTCAAGGAGAACCCGGAGCTGCACGAGGTCCTCAAGGCGAATCCGGGACCGGCGCAGCTTGTCCGGATCAACGTCGAGGATCAGCTGCTCAAGCAGTGGGTGCTGAGCTTGTTCGAGGGCAACCTGAGGAGGCAGGTCGGCGAGGAGAACTGGGAGCGCTACTTTATCGTCAAGAACGCCATCTCCATGGATATCAGGGAGTCCATTGGTGTCCTTAACGCCCGTGTGGGTTATACCTACCTTGTGGACAGCAGCTGGCGTATCCGCTGGGCAGGCAGCGGGTACAGCGAGGAGGACGAGCGCAAGAGCTTGGTCAAAGGGTTGCAACGCTTGCTGAGGGAGATGGAGACTGAGGCTTGA
- a CDS encoding branched-chain alpha-keto acid lipoamide acyltransferase, producing MFLQRGSRHLLRQLPKGVIAIPTTPTVTTTVSARSRQQPTQQRQQQRHCRTTRGFHSTRRLLDVKPVLLADIGEGIVECEIIQWFVEPGARVEEFSPLCEVQSDKASVEITSRFSGVVKKLYYDAGEMAKVGKPFVDIDITGDLEAEPEKVLAGDVAPAKPVEEKTTQKAVETAPDMIGTPASVGGAERKRGKCAALATPAVRHLSKELKVDINEIDGTGRDGRVLKEDIYKFVQGKQSGSGVAPTIPAAPAAPAPQAASKVPPTPAPLPSQPGTPQTEEVMQLSHTQQMMFKTMTRSLTIPHFLYADEIDFTSLVELRTRLNRVLAAGGTGGPGTAEISKLSYLPFIIKAVSLALYQYPILNARVDIPSDGGKPSLAMRKQHNIGVAMDTPSGLLVPVVKNVNERNVLSIAAELVRLQSLATAGKLSPADMSGGTMTVSNIGSIGGTYLSPVVVEREVAILGVGRMRTVPAFDENDKVVKKHVCNFSWCADHRVVDGATLARAANMVRQVVEEPDVMVMHLR from the exons ATGTTCCTTCAACGCGGCTCGAGGCACTTGCTTCGGCAGCTACCAAAAGGTGTCATCGCCATCCCAACCACGCCCACGGTGACAACTACGGTGAGCGCCAGGTCGCGGCAGCAACCAACACAGCAACGCCAACAACAGAGGCATTGTCGCACGACGAGGGGGTTTCACTCCACCAGGAGACTTTTAGACGTTAAACCTGTTTTGTTGGCCGACATTGGCGAAG GCATAGTCGAGTGCGAAATCATTCAATGGTTCGTCGAGCCCGGCGCGCGCGTGGAGGAATTCTCGCCTCTCTGCGAGGTGCAGAGCGACAAGGCGTCGGTGGAGATTACGAGCCGCTTCAGCGGAGTGGTCAAGAAGCTTTACTACGATGCCGGCGAGATGGCCAAGGTCGGCAAGCCCTTTGTCGACATTGACATAACGGGAgacctcgaggccgagcCCGAAAAGGTCTTGGCGGGCGACGTGGCTCCCGCCAAGCCCGTGGAGGAAAAGACTACGCAAAAAGCCGTCGAGACGGCACCCGATATGATTGGCACTCCGGCTTCtgtcggcggcgccgagaGGAAAAGAGGCAAGTGTGCTGCGCTTGCCACGCCGGCCGTCAGGCATCTCAGCAAAGAGCTGAAAGTGGACATTAACGAAATTGACGGCACCGGAAGGGATGGGCGTGTGCTTAAGGAGGACATTTACAAATTTGTCCAGGGGAAGCAATCAGGCAGTGGCGTTGCACCCACCATCCCGGCAGCACCGGCAGCGCCAGCACCGCAAGCAGCAAGCAAAGTGCCGCCAACGCCGGCACCTTTACCTTCACAGCCCGGCACGCCGCAGACCGAGGAGGTCATGCAGCTGTCCCACACCCAGCAGATGATGTTTAAGACCATGACGCGTTCGCTCACCATTCCGCATTTCCTATACGCCGACGAGATCGACTTTACCAGCCTTGTTGAGCTCCGCACTCGGCTCAACAGGGTCCTTGCCGCAGGCGGCACCGGTGGACCCGGCACCGCCGAGATTTCGAAACTTTCTTATCTCCCATTCATCATTAAAGCTGTGTCCCTCGCGCTTTACCAGTACCCTATCCTCAATGCACGTGTCGATATCCCTTCGGACGGCGGCAAGCCCTCTCTAGCAATGCGCAAGCAGCACAATATCGGCGTTGCCATGGACACACCATCGGGCCTGCTGGTTCCTGTCGTCAAGAATGTAAACGAGCGCAACGTCCTCTCCATTGCGGCCGAGCTCGTTCGCCTCCAGTCTCTCGCAACGGCTGGCAAGCTTAGCCCAGCCGACATGTCGGGTGGCACCATGACGGTGTCCAACATTGGCAGCATCGGCGGCACCTACCTCAGCCCCGTGGTTGTCGAGCGCGAGGTGGCCATTTTGGGTGTTGGCCGCATGCGCACCGTGCCGGCCTTTGACGAGAACGACAAGGTTGTCAAGAAGCACGTCTGCAACTTTAGTTGGTGCGCAGACCACCGGGTGGTCGACGGTGCCACGTTGGCCCGGGCGGCCAACATGGTGAGGcaggttgtggaggagccgGACGTCATGGTCATGCATTTGAGATGA
- a CDS encoding thermosensitive gluconokinase, producing the protein MLSYENPTPAAPSASTAAEKLATSLSSSARASKVSGSVPDNSVSQSSMASTMKATGSSASAASNSASDRSAAHIWLVTGPAGCGKSTVAQHLATSLDVPYIEGDEYHPPANIEKMSNGIPLTDMDRWDWLILLRDEALRRLGEGGSDTKGVVVTCSALKRKYRDVIRVARYFEPSVHVHFIYLAATEEALLERVARRQNHYMGANMVRSQFQDLEPPRPDETDIISIDVSGTLDDVKTSALDKVREVMAADQ; encoded by the exons ATGCTCAGCTACGAGAATCCTACACCAGCTGCCCCATCAGCCTCTACGGCTGCGGAAAAACTGGCAACGTCTTTATCATCATCCGCAAGGGCTTCAAAAGTATCAGGATCTGTGCCTGACAACAGCGTCTCCCAGTCATCAATGGCCAGCACAATGAAGGCCACTGGCAGTTCAGCCTCTGCTGCCTCCAATAGCGCAAGCGACCGCTCTGCCGCTCACATCTGGCTCGTGACGGGGCCCGCTGGGTGCGGCAAGAGCACGGTAGCCCAGCACCTGGCCACAAGCCTTGATGTTCCCTACATTGAGGGCGATGAG TACCACCCACCTGCCAACATCGAAAAGATGAGCAACGGCATCCCGTTGACGGACATGGACCGCTGGGACTGGCTGATCCTGCTCCGAGACGAGGCACTGCGGAGGCTGGGCGAGGGCGGCAGCGACACCAAGGGCGTGGTGGTGACGTGCTCGGCGCTCAAGCGCAAGTACCGCGACGTCATCCGCGTGGCCCGCTACTTTGAGCCCAGCGTCCACGTGCACTTTATTTACCTGGCCGCCACCGAGGaggcgctgctggagcgcGTCGCCCGTCGCCAGAACCACTACATGGGCGCCAACATGGTCCGCAGCCAGTTCCAGGACCTGGAGCCGCCCAGGCCCGACGAGACAGACATTATCAGCATCGACGTGAGCGGCACGCTCGACGACGTCAAGACCTCGGCGCTGGACAAGGTCAGGGAGGTCATGGCTGCGGATCAATGA
- a CDS encoding dipeptidyl-peptidase 3, whose protein sequence is MRPLNLQLRPSLRLWQNNLVLTSARATTLPLTANKLHQTRALGQSSQKHHQLFINARVKLYCPRRYTLLQTQATRHFTTTMSLSAQELKGYLADSPPSVVRLEIAKHFDALTDKQKRYAHYISKASFAGNRIVLRQVSPESEHIYDLIISLHKSCDGDWKALAKKASVSDEAVTQFLEYASQFLGNSGNYKSFGDSKFLPRCSEADVAALAATSPEAERHYKATAGAIFSSDKPGMMHLGFPEDGHMTTYYPDSPHITKEEIAAISKFSEEKGLLPENNRVRKSKDGNVFEILIASAITQVPDAGGDIGKETEFKVQDGPLADKTIKLVYGDYSAEMAKIAEYSRKAAENAENDTQKKMHEAYAKSFYDGSLLSFKDSQRHWIHDKGPMVECNVGFIETYRDPHGVRGEWEGFAAMVNMERTRAFGALVDAAPSLIPILPWGKDFEKDKFLSPDFTSLEVLTFCGSGIPAGINIPNYDDIRQSEGFKNVSLGNVMSAKAPNEKIPFIADEDLALYQKYRDASFEVQVGLHELTGHGCGKLLQETAPGEYNFDVKNPPLSPITNKPVTSWYKPGQTWSSVFGGLAGAYEECRAELVAMYLGCEFPVLKIFGFGDGSVDMSGEAGDVLYASYLQMARMGLVSVEFWDPKSQKWGQPHCQARFAILRCFLDAGDGFCKLEEVKDESGAIKDLVIRLDREKILTTGRKAVGDFLQKIHIYKSTADVETGTKFFSDMTNVGLEYWGTKVRDVVLEHKQPRKVFVQANTYLDEATGKVECKEYEPSLEGMVQSWVDREV, encoded by the exons ATGCGTCCCCTAAATCTGCAGCTACGACCTAGCCTCAGGCTCTGGCAGAACAACCTTGTTTTGACATCAGCAAGAGCAACAACTTTACCCTTGACGGCAAACAAACTCCATCAGACTCGTGCACTGGGTCAGTCTAGCCAAAAACATCATCAACTTTTCATAAACGCGAGGGTAAAACTGTACTGCCCAAGACGTTACACTCTCCTACAAACCCAAGCAACACGCCacttcaccaccaccatgagCCTCTCCGCACAAGAGCTCAAAGGCTACCTGGCCGACTCTCCACCCAGCGTCGTGCGCCTGGAGATTGCCAAGCATTTTGATGCTCTCACTGATAAGCAGAAACGTTATGCACACTACATTAGCAA AGCCTCCTTTGCCGGAAACCGCATCGTGCTGAGGCAGGTCTCTCCCGAGTCGGAGCACATATATGATCTGATCATCTCTCTGCACAAGAGCTGCGACGGCGACTGGAAGGCgctggccaagaaggcctCCGTGTCCGACGAGGCCGTTACGCAGTTCCTCGAGTATGCATCTCAGTTCCTCGGCAACAGCGGCAACTACAAGTCGTTTGGCGACTCCAAGTTCCTCCCCCGCTGCTCCGAGGCTGATGTcgccgccctggccgccaCCTCGCCCGAAGCCGAGCGCCACTACAAGGCCACGGCCGGTGCCATCTTCTCGTCCGACAAGCCGGGCATGATGCACCTTGGCTTCCCCGAAGATGGTCACATGACCACGTACTACCCGGACTCACCTCACATCACCAAGGAAGAGATCGCTGCCATTTCCAAGTTTTCGGAGGAAAAGGGACTGCTGCCCGAGAACAACCGTGTGCGCAAGTCCAAGGACGGCAACGTCTTTGAGATCCTCATCGCATCGGCAATCACCCAGGTGCCCGATGCGGGTGGTGACATCGGCAAAGAGACAGAGTTCAAGGTCCAGGACGGCCCCTTGGCCGACAAGACTATCAAGCTTGTCTACGGTGACTACTCGGCCGAAATGGCCAAGATAGCCGAGTACTCGCGGAAAGCGGCCGAGAACGCCGAAAACGACACCCAGAAGAAAATGCATGAAGCCTACGCCAAATCATTCTACGATGGTTCGTTGTTATCTTTCAAAGACAGCCAGCGCCACTGGATCCATGACAAGGGTCCTATGGTCGAATGCAATGTGGGATTTATCGAGACATACCGTGATCCTCACGGTGTAAGAGGCGAGTGGGAGGGCTTTGCTGCCATGGTTAACATGGAGCGGACGCGGGCGTTTGGTGCGCTGGTCGACGCTGCCCCGAGTCTTATCCCCATCCTGCCCTGGGGCAAGGACTTTGAGAAGGACAAGTTCCTTTCTCCTGACTTTACTTCTCTCGAGGTGTTGACTTTTTGCGGATCCGGAATCCCAGCTGG AATCAACATTCCAAACTATGACGACATCCGCCAGTCCGAAGGTTTCAAGAACGTCAGTCTCGGCAACGTCATGTCTGCCAAGGCGCCCAACGAAAAGATACCCTTCATCGCGGACGAGGACCTTGCTTTGTACCAAAAGTACCGCGACGCCTCTTTCGAGGTTCAGGTCGGTCTGCACGAGCTAACCGGGCACGGCTGCGGCAAGCTGCTGCAGGAGACGGCACCGGGCGAGTACAACTTTGACGTCAAGAACCCACCCCTGAGCCCCATCACCaacaagcccgttacgagcTGGTACAAGCCGGGCCAAACGTGGTCGTCGGTGTTTGGCGGACTCGCCGGCGCCTATGAGGAGTGCCGCGCTGAGCTGGTCGCCATGTACCTGGGCTGCGAGTTCCCCGTACTCAAGATCTTTGGTTTTGGCGACGGCTCAGTCGACATGTCCGGCGAGGCCGGCGACGTTCTGTACGCATCGTACCTGCAGATGGCCCGCATGGGTCTCGTCTCGGTCGAGTTCTGGGACCCCAAGAGCCAGAAGTGGGGCCAGCCTCACTGCCAGGCCCGCTTCGCCATCCTCCGTTGCTTCCTcgacgccggcgacggcTTCTGCAAGCTGGAAGAGGTCAAGGACGAGTCCGGGGCCATCAAGGACCTTGTCATTCGCCTGGACCGCGAAAAGATCTTGACCACGGGCCGTAAGGCTGTCGGCGACTTTTTGCAAAAGATCCACATCTACAAGTCTACCGCCGACGTCGAGACGGGAACAAAGTTCTTCAGCGACATGACCAACGTCGGGCTCGAGTACTGGGGCACAAAGGTCCGCGACGTCGTGCTGGAGCACAAGCAGCCGCGCAAGGTATTTGTCCAGGCCAACACGTACCTCGACGAGGCCACCGGCAAGGTCGAGTGCAAGGAGTACGAGCCCAGCCTGGAGGGTATGGTGCAGTCTTGGGTCGACAGGGAGGTTTAG
- a CDS encoding zinc finger protein 664, protein MNGNESGANGALDAPESGFMFGSNADMAHRRNNSHVSEHSLMGPTDDASMNNLMWMTEEMQRQMTPANQGEFSTAASMQSPMPWNFDDSIQFDFNDLGSMAPGSHQPQYHQNAGMTSGPSAYTTGSSSITTPRSAAHMSPALTASRRGSSISTAGMMQTSMCSSPCELGDECDRADKCSMNDECDGLDCDLTETCDLEACGMDGHCDDMNCDQQDHCSAPDCSEALTCDEAQAALALCYVTQSHDQVSQLPNQAYQVQFRGYPQQIQQQQSPDYAYYGNQAYGQQSQQAQIHQQQLQHQQRREQSRIQHQQTRQRDLQCLQEQHRFSEDYRKLYERELRRIQQQGQSHHSSSQVPENVIGAAAISSLQNINFVNLETHQRQSTAQPNHVFQHILEYHRDPQKSSCQGPCIVDEPGNFMFCPFSCVTEHPQLHNIGITDTTLPQPFFDELFPGLANIPDSMKSCHGQGYASAEQLISHMHACHNTILSQYLQGNTTPLLTHSQDPSQIQQYSPTSSSNVAQYMQFQNLPEPIVAHGSSPITTTQNLQANVMTLTPPLTDQSISSPKDGNQIAESNQEQPSNPNTCLWLDDMGIPCGHIFEDASQLNRHVIEDHLRYLQKEDNEYLCRWMGCKRQCKTEKRGFPQKSKIERHLQTHTGDRPFSCPHCPDMFSAKQALEQHILIHKQEKPLKCTFPGCNKSFRQQSARTMHMRVHTKERPLKCNLCDRTFSESSNLAKHRRTHAAEGSFHCDFPGCKKTFHRQDQLRRHLKTHAKKVARQASVSQASVSVSPRPSEEPEPESESEMQP, encoded by the exons ATGAACGGGAACGAAAGTGGCGCCAACGGTGCGCTGGACGCCCCAGAATCAGGCTTCATGTTCGGATCGAACGCCGACATGGCTCATAGGAGAAACAACAGCCATGTCTCCGAGCATAGCCTCATGGGGCCTACGGACGATGCTAGCATGAACAACCTCATGTGGATGACCGAAGAGATGCAGAGACAAATGACGCCGGCAAACCAAGGCGAATTCAGTACTGCGGCGAGCATGCAGTCACCCATGCCATGGAACTTTGACGACTCGATTCAGTTTGACTTCAACGACCTGGGCTCGATGGCCCCGGGATCTCATCAACCACAGTATCACCAGAATGCTGGCATGACTAGCGGACCATCGGCCTACACTACTGGATCATCTTCCATAACAACGCCTCGCTCGGCAGCTCACATGTCGCCGGCCCTGACTGCAAGCCGCCGTGGGAGTTCCATCTCAACCGCGGGAATGATGCAAACTTCCATGTGCAGTAGTCCGTGTGAGCTTGGCGACGAGTGTGATCGAGCAGACAAATGCAGCATGAACGACGAGTGCGATGGGCTTGACTGTGACCTCACTGAGACGTGCGATCTTGAAGCCTGCGGCATGGATGGCCACTGTGACGATATGAACTGTGACCAGCAGGATCACTGTTCTGCTCCAGATTGTAGCGAAGCACTCACCTGCGATGAGGCTCAAGCTGCCCTTGCACTATGCTATGTAACGCAAAGCCATGATCAGGTCTCTCAGCTGCCTAATCAAGCCTATCAGGTACAATTTCGAGGTTATCCGCAGCAAATACAACAGCAACAATCGCCTGATTATGCATACTATGGCAACCAAGCCTACGGGCAGCAGTCTCAGCAGGCGCAGATTCATCAACAGCAGCTTCAGCACCAGCAACGGCGTGAACAGAGCCGAATCCAGCACCAACAGACTCGGCAACGGGATCTTCAATGCCTCCAAGAACAACACCGTTTTTCGGAGGATTACAGAAAACTCTACGAAAGAGAACTTCGACGAATCCAGCAACAAGGGCAATCGCATCATAGCTCATCACAGGTCCCAGAAAATG TGATTGGAGCAGCGGCGATTTCATCCCTTCAGAATATCAACTTTGTTAACCTCGAAACACATCAACGCCAATCAACAGCCCAACCCAACCATGTCTTTCAACACATTCTTGAGTACCACAGGGATCCTCAGAAATCATCATGCCAAGGTCCTTGTATCGTCGATGAACCGGGCAACTTCATGTTCTGCCCATTCAGCTGTGTGACGGAACATCCGCAACTTCACAATATCGGCATCACTGATACAACGCTACCACAACCATTCTTCGACGAGCTGTTTCCAGGCTTAGCGAACATCCCGGATTCGATGAAGTCTTGTCATGGGCAGGGCTACGCTAGCGCGGAGCAACTAATCTCACATATGCATGCCTGCCACAACACCATTCTATCCCAATACCTCCAGGGAAATACAACACCACTCCTCACTCACTCACAAGATCCATCTCAAATTCAACAGTATTCACCCACAAGCTCCTCGAACGTGGCACAATACATGCAATTTCAGAATCTACCAGAACCCATTGTTGCGCATGGTTCTTCGCCGATCACAACCACACAGAATCTTCAGGCTAATGTGATGACCTTGACGCCGCCACTTACCGATCAAAGCATATCCTCACCCAAGGATGGGAACCAGATCGCGGAGTCTAACCAGGAGCAACCTTCTAACCCGAACACGTGTCTCTGGCTTGACGACATGGGAATCCCATGTGGGCACATCTTTGAAGACGCTTCACAGCTCAACCGACATGTCATTGAGGATCATCTCAGGTACCTTCAGAAAGAGGACAACGAGTATCTTTGTCGCTGGATGGGCTGCAAGAGGCAATGCAAGACCGAGAAAAGAGGTTTTCCACAAAAGAGCAAAATTGAGCGGCATTTACAGACACATACTGGCG ACCGTCCGTTTTCTTGCCCCCATTGCCCGGATATGTTTTCGGCAAAGCAGGCTCTTGAACAGCATATCCTCATTCACAAGCAGGAGAAGCCTCTCAAATGCACATTTCCGGGGTGTAACAAAAGTTTCAGGCAGCAAAGCGCAAGAA CCATGCACATGCGTGTCCACACCAAAGAAAGGCCTCTCAAATGTAACCTTTGCGATCGAACGTTCAGCGAGTCCTCAAACCTGGCCAAGCATCGCAGGACGCACGCCGCCGAGGGATCCTTCCACTGCGATTTTCCAGGATGCAAAAAGACTTTCCACCGCCAGGATCAGCTGCGGAGACATCTCAAAACCCACGCCAAGAAGGTGGCCCGCCAGGCCAGCGTCAGCCAGGCCAGTGTCAGCGTCAGCCCGCGGCCGTCCGAGGAGCCGGAGCCGGAGTCGGAGTCGGAGATGCAGCCATGA